In Nicotiana tabacum cultivar K326 chromosome 19, ASM71507v2, whole genome shotgun sequence, one DNA window encodes the following:
- the LOC107781633 gene encoding uncharacterized protein LOC107781633: MGNSINPQGKLSDGTSKVIFQDGTIQSYDKSLTVAELMLENPQQIVVEFKPIADGKKPIPLPADMKLERNKVYMMLPKRKGKPVSLSSEEARRILMKTSSMLKSKSLLASYTGFLPVFARICPAAAAAVSSASLGNGRDYVLNSDKNLCLVKREEEEEGSKHDYFSDILEGRPEFLSRQLSGKGWKPSLDTIKERSIQAKIRHWLF; the protein is encoded by the coding sequence ATGGGCAATTCCATTAATCCACAGGGCAAGTTATCAGATGGCACAAGCAAGGTTATTTTTCAAGATGGGACCATTCAGAGTTATGACAAGTCTTTAACAGTGGCAGAGTTGATGCTGGAGAATCCCCAGCAAATAGTGGTTGAATTCAAGCCGATCGCGGATGGTAAAAAGCCGATTCCATTGCCTGCTGATATGAAACTGGAGAGGAACAAGGTTTATATGATGCTTCCAAAAAGGAAAGGAAAGCCCGTTAGCTTGTCATCTGAAGAAGCACGACGAATTCTAATGAAAACTAGCTCTATGCTTAAATCCAAGTCTCTGCTAGCTTCTTATACCGGGTTTTTGCCAGTATTCGCACGTATATGtccagcagcagcagcagcagtttcCTCTGCATCATTGGGAAATGGTCGTGATTATGTTCTTAATTCGGACAAGAATCTTTGTTTGGtgaaaagagaagaagaggaagaaggatctaAACATGATTACTTCAGTGATATTCTTGAAGGAAGACCTGAATTCTTAAGCAGACAATTGTCAGGAAAAGGATGGAAGCCCAGTTTAGACACCATTAAAGAAAGGAGCATACAAGCAAAAATTCGTCATTGGTTGTTTTAA